A window of Hordeum vulgare subsp. vulgare chromosome 5H, MorexV3_pseudomolecules_assembly, whole genome shotgun sequence genomic DNA:
CCTTAGGGCTTGAAAACCACTTATGCCAAACAAGGCCTAAGTGTTCGTTAGGTTCCCCTTCGCACGGCTTCGCTTTTAGAACGGACGGAGATGCAATACAAAATGTTGGAACGACCAAACAGGTGCTCCCCAGTTTTAAATAGCTGATGGGTACATAGGATCAGGACTGGGCATTCGGTTTAACCGAAGCTTTCGGTTCGGTTTTCCGTGTTAACAAACTTTCCGGTTTTCTGAAAATGCAGACAGATTGGTTCGAACAGAAGTAGGTAACCGACATTTTTTAAACCGAAAACTCGGTTCTATGATCGGTTCTGACCGAACAACCCGAAAGTTTAGGCGCAAGATGTTATTTTCCTTTCTAGCCAGCCTGTACGTGTCAGTAGAAGCGGTAGATGAAATGAATGGCTAGCTCGTACCACTACTATCTTTTATTGTCTTCCCTGCGGTACCTTTCCTAGTGGTTGTCCGAGATGGTACTAAACCACAAACTGTGGTAGTGCAATTAACCTATTTTGTATAGGGTGATTGCTaggattatactccctccgttcctaaatataagtcttttaaacgatttcactaagggtctatatacgaagcaaaataattgaatctatactttaaagtatgtatatatacattcatatgtaatgcactagtaaaatctctacaaagacttatatttgggaacggaggaagtagagaGACAGAGCGCTCGGCCTCCATGGCCAGCCGGCCGAGTCAGCCTAGGACCCTGACTTTTCGGCTTCGGTTTATTCGGTTTTGGTCCTGGTTCTTTCGGTTCCGTACATCAGCTATCGGTTAATATGCTCACCCCTACATAGGATCAAGTCGTGGTAAATCAAAGCAGCGAATTTGTCCCCCACGGCGCAGGCGTACTCGCTCCTGATCTTTATATAAGTTGattgataaaaagaagaagagaaacgcaCTGCAAAGCAACCACCGCCCCTGTCCTGCTAACCGTGTACGGCCCAGCGGcgccatgtcgtcgtcgtcgttcaagCCCAACCCCCTCTCGCTGAGCGTACCGGACCCCGCTCTCGACCGCTGGCTCCGCGACTCCGGCTACCTCGACCTCCTCGACTCCTCCGCCCCcgcacccgccgccgccgcccccacaCGCGCCAGCCCCGCATCCACCTCCTCGGGGCCCGGCGCCGCCGCCGAGGTCCTCGCCTTCGCGCGCAccctagcctctctcctctcGCTCAACCCCTTTGCGTGCCTCTCCGCCGCTGACCTCGCCGCGCCCACCCCCTCCTGGTCCCTCGCCTTCATCGGCCCCCCCGGCGCCGCCTCCTACTCCTGGCCCCCGACCCCCACCCAGGCCAGACTCCGCGTCCAGGAGAACGTCCGCCGCTACGCCCGCAACTACGCCGCGCTATCCATCCTCGTCTTCGCCTGCTGCCTGTACGCCGCTGTCATCTACCCTCTTTTCCTTCATCCCTGCCTTCGTTTCGTTATCTGTCCTGTCTTTGCATGTCCGTGTGTGCGGGTGGAGTATtaaagctgctgctgctgctgtctgTGGCGGCATGTGTGCAGGTACCGGATGCCTGTGTCGCTACTGGGGTTGCTGGCCAGCCTCGCCGTGTGGGAGGCTGTGCGGTACTGCCGGGACCGGTGGGGGCTCGCTGAACGAGCGCCCGGAATTGGGCAGGCTCTTCTGCACTGCGCACAGATTGGTGAGTGTTGGGTTTCAGATATTGTTTCTGCCCAAATGTTGCTAGTGCAATGATGAAAGGAACAGCTATGTGGATTTCATTTGCAACAGTATCACTGACAGTGTATAGGCATGggtctccctccgtcccataatataagagcgttgacAGTGTGGTGTCAAAAACGCTCTTACATGGAGGGAGTAGATAAGATTGGCAGTGGATATATACGGAATTCGTTTCTTAATATTCTTGAAAGGATATCTTGAACAGAACACCGTACATGTTTTGGAAGCCTTTTTTTTCCTTTATGATGATTCTGACTAGTTTGTTTCGCTCATTGATCAGCAACTTTGTAAATGCTTCGAGCAAGAAAAATGTCACAAAGTtctattttcttcaagaaattatTGATATGCTTGAATATGACAAAACACATGACTTGTTCAAGTTGTTCTACTTGGTCATAGTGTATATTTATTTATGTAGTTTACTGATTATTCCATGCAGCATGTTTCTTATTCGCTATATATATCATGAGGAACTGTCACACGGCACACATTAAGAATAATTCCTCATTTGTTTTCTCAATTATTCATTTCTCAATCAATTGGAAAATATTTGTACAAACTGTAAAAGTTTAATCCATGTGTCCAGTGCAAACATGGATGGGAGTTGTTCGTTGCTCGTTGCGTAACTTGAAATCTCAGATGCAATGGCGCAAGTGCAGCAACCTGGTTTACGATGCGTGAAACACAAACCTTAAGGCCTACATTCTTAGGACAGTGCCAAGTTACCAATTTTCTTGCACACCTTCACCCCACCTGACCTGCACAAATGATCATCTTAAGACACATGGGTCATGttcatctttcttttcatttcgAATATCATACCTGTGGTTTGGTGCTATCCTGTTAAACTTTCTTTTATTTCGAATGGTGTACCTGTAGTCTGATGCTCTCATCTCTTAACTATCAATTGGTTTTGTTCCTGAACAGCCACTGCTATACTACTATATGTATGCAACCTGCAGTTTGCTCTTGTGTATGCCGTTGGGTTGAGTTATGCAGGTGAATGACTCTTACCTCTCCCCTTCATTTTCGTTTCTTTCTGATTATTCTTATAACTCAGTGTGCTATGTTTTGCAGTCATGATGCTGCATGCTTCTCTTCGAAAGTTGACTCCCTCAAGCCTATCTGTTCCAGCAAATAAGAATAGGAGGGCACAGCCAAGGCGAAGCTAATTGCCATTGGAGGTAGGCTGCAGATGTCGTTGTACTTTGGAGTAACTGCCCATAAAGCAATTCTACACCTAAAGATTGTGTGCTCCGACTCTCCACGCCATTCAATCCGTCCACATGGTTATGCCAAAAGAAATTGGCTGCACCATGAGTGCGGAGACAGGGAAGACCACTGCAAGAGTGAAACTGTAAGCACAGCAGAATGTGGGAACCATGTGTGCTCACAATCCTAGGACTGTAAAATCAGTTTTGGCACCCACGCTGATTAAAGAATTTTGGGATGGAATTTCGGAGGTTCCTAATAACGCTGCTGGGAGCTAATGGGAGCCTGGTTaagaaaattgaaaagaaatTTTAGTGTTTTTATTAATGATGTGTTGTGCATCTTTATGTTCTTAACTCTTAAGTATGGATCCGAGGAAGTATTAGAGGGGAGTTGGTGCATTCACTTGGATCTTTTCAGaaggcgttggttttttccttaggGTTTCCTCAGagggcgttggttttttcctctcCAAGCCCTCCTTTGGTTTCAAATTAAAAACTTTTCTTACCTTGTCCTACTTGAATGCCATGCCCTGCATTAACACAATCAAATCTTATCAAAATTATGCCCTGCATTAACACAATCAAATCTTATCAAAATTATGCCCTACATTAATTCAATCAAATCAAATCTCATCAAAATCTCAACTAAATCAAAACTTTTCATCCATTTCTTTACCCATACTCGGATCAAATCTTACCAAAACCTTAACCAAATCAAAACTTTTGGTGCATGTctacccatactcaaatcaaaccaAATCTTACCATAATTTAGGATATGTCAAGCTAATACTATACCGCTAGAATATATGCCCATGTTACAACGCATCAGCAATTAGCTAGTATGTTTAATGAGTAATGACGCAACCCTTCCTTTCTGAATACAGCATCATGCTGAGTTTTCCTTGCGTCTCAACGGCTCGGACGACAATTTCAAAACTGAGCCTGAGACCCTGATGCTCTTTTGTTGCCGTGATAGTCATGATGCATGTTACCATCCTCGATTTGTACTTTTTTTTAACGGAACCAGCATTGATTTGTGTGTGTCATTATGCTCGTGCCATCATTGGGTATTGCCGCTAAAGGCGTGTGCTTTCTTTTAGGAAACGTTACACAGAGCCTGAAAATCAAGTTCAAACCAGGAAACCAAGCAGCAACCAACAAATCAGTAACAGCATCTTTTTACGATAGGCACATTAGCaaaaaaaaaaatacgaagagatgcACATGGTTTACAACTGGTAACAATTAGCATTAGCAAGTCTTTCAGTCACCACTTAACATAATGACTTCTAAACATCAAATGGGCTGTGCCTGTAGCAAGGAACACTGGAAATAGTGAATGGCCGAATTACATGTAATCTCTGATTATGTttgatgccctacatgatcatcaATTTCAGTTATGGTTGGATTGCCCAACCTATCTCTGAGTATCTATACAACTACACTGACATTCCACCAAAAACAATGTGAGAATGAATCGTTAGCATTCCTAGAATCATAAAGTCGGTCAATTTGACTATCACAGCAAGCACTGGCAGCACCGCAGTTCCTCAATTCAATAAATCCAAGCCTTGGGCATTTCCAGGTACTCACTCTGCGAAAATTGAAGTGTTAGAATGGCTGCAATTATGTAATCACAATAGCATTTTTGttaaaatatactccctccgtcccaaagtgGTCTTACATTTCATAGTGTCAAAATGGTCTTACAATTTGGGACGTAGGGAGTATTTGCTAGATGCCTCGATTAGTAGGGCTACACATAGCATTGACTCCAGTAAAATATCAATGCTTCGAATGATATCCGGCTCAGCATCTCCAAGGGCAAGTGGCAAATTTGAGCCCCATATGTCCACGGACAGCAGGGATCGGGCCCCATTTGTCTGCCCCTACAACAGTGGGGCCCATTTCACCCCTCCCTATTTGTTGG
This region includes:
- the LOC123398085 gene encoding PRA1 family protein H: MSSSSFKPNPLSLSVPDPALDRWLRDSGYLDLLDSSAPAPAAAAPTRASPASTSSGPGAAAEVLAFARTLASLLSLNPFACLSAADLAAPTPSWSLAFIGPPGAASYSWPPTPTQARLRVQENVRRYARNYAALSILVFACCLYRMPVSLLGLLASLAVWEAVRYCRDRWGLAERAPGIGQALLHCAQIATAILLYVCNLQFALVYAVGLSYAVMMLHASLRKLTPSSLSVPANKNRRAQPRRS